A single Triticum dicoccoides isolate Atlit2015 ecotype Zavitan chromosome 2A, WEW_v2.0, whole genome shotgun sequence DNA region contains:
- the LOC119353520 gene encoding uncharacterized protein LOC119353520 isoform X2: MANSTGGGSGEHHVWIPAHGVGRAGKAAAAPEMWLNRFVRSVTLIERVGNALGTLAFTWATVVLLGGYSKDLGCYSKDLGFDNDFWYATVIVFLEATRCWRK; encoded by the coding sequence ATGGCCAACAGcaccggcggcggcagcggagagCACCACGTCTGGATACCAGCTCACGGCGTCGGCCGAGCAGGCAAGGCCGCCGCTGCGCCGGAGATGTGGCTGAATCGCTTCGTTCGCTCCGTCACGCTAATCGAGAGGGTTGGCAACGCCTTGGGCACGCTGGCCTTCACCTGGGCCACCGTCGTCCTGCTCGGAGGCTACTCCAAGGACCTCGGATGCTACTCCAAGGACCTCGGATTCGATAATGATTTTTGGTATGCGACGGTGATAGTATTCCTCGAAGCTACAAG